In Clostridium sp. SY8519, one genomic interval encodes:
- a CDS encoding ParB/RepB/Spo0J family partition protein — MAARRRGLGSGLDALIPPKRNRTEEKKTGHSDHTEDTAGQAGPAQEKKSAEAKSTKQEEKSAEVKTAKQTKKSAGVKTGEQKKSSAGAKATGQEENTARIKSTKQKANTAEEKSSEQEANTAEEKLPKQKEKSAQDDVSVKGKSAVSQTDKASASVPKEEKSAAKKETESTAGSKGKETTVPIDRVEPNRNQPRKEFDRESLKELADSISEYGILQPLLVTDKKDYYQIIAGERRWRAAKLAGLKEVPVIVRELTDQEIVEISLIENIQREDLNPIEEAHAYRTLIEEFQLKQSDVAKRVSKSRTVITNSMRLLKLDQKVQQMLIDGKLSVGHARALIALEDPALQVEVAEQTAEKKLSVREVEQLIRSLLHPKKTKEKKKESPELEHLYRDLEEQMKLVLGTKVEIKNKGKQGKIEISYFSQEELDHILLMLKSIDQDI; from the coding sequence ATGGCAGCAAGAAGAAGAGGACTGGGAAGCGGCCTGGATGCGCTGATTCCGCCGAAAAGAAATCGGACAGAAGAAAAGAAGACGGGGCATTCGGATCATACAGAGGATACTGCCGGGCAGGCAGGGCCTGCGCAGGAGAAAAAATCTGCGGAAGCGAAATCCACAAAGCAGGAAGAAAAATCCGCGGAAGTGAAAACTGCGAAACAGACAAAAAAATCTGCCGGCGTGAAAACTGGTGAGCAGAAAAAAAGTTCTGCCGGTGCAAAGGCCACAGGTCAGGAAGAAAATACAGCACGGATAAAATCCACAAAGCAGAAGGCAAACACTGCCGAGGAAAAATCATCGGAACAGGAAGCAAATACTGCAGAGGAAAAATTGCCGAAGCAGAAAGAAAAATCTGCACAGGATGATGTTTCTGTAAAGGGAAAAAGTGCTGTATCCCAAACAGACAAAGCCTCTGCGTCTGTTCCTAAGGAAGAAAAATCCGCTGCAAAGAAAGAGACAGAAAGCACTGCCGGAAGCAAAGGAAAGGAAACTACGGTTCCCATCGATCGGGTGGAACCCAACCGGAATCAGCCCAGAAAAGAGTTTGACCGGGAATCCCTGAAAGAACTGGCAGATTCTATTTCCGAATATGGGATTCTGCAGCCTCTGCTGGTGACGGATAAAAAAGACTACTATCAGATTATCGCCGGGGAACGGCGCTGGAGAGCGGCAAAACTGGCAGGACTGAAAGAAGTGCCGGTAATTGTGCGGGAACTGACGGATCAGGAGATCGTTGAAATCTCCCTGATTGAAAATATTCAGCGGGAAGACCTGAATCCGATTGAAGAAGCGCATGCCTATCGCACCCTGATTGAAGAATTTCAGTTAAAACAGAGTGATGTGGCAAAACGTGTATCCAAAAGCCGGACGGTGATCACTAATTCCATGCGGCTTTTAAAACTGGATCAGAAGGTTCAGCAGATGCTGATTGACGGAAAACTGAGCGTAGGACACGCCCGGGCATTGATTGCTCTGGAGGATCCGGCGCTTCAGGTGGAGGTAGCAGAACAGACGGCAGAAAAGAAACTGAGCGTCCGGGAAGTGGAGCAGTTGATCCGTTCCCTGCTGCATCCGAAGAAAACAAAAGAAAAGAAAAAAGAATCTCCGGAACTGGAACATTTGTATCGGGATCTGGAAGAACAGATGAAGCTGGTGCTGGGAACAAAAGTAGAAATCAAGAACAAAGGCAAACAGGGTAAGATCGAGATCTCCTATTTTTCACAGGAAGAGCTGGATCATATTCTTCTGATGCTGAAATCTATTGATCAAGACATCTGA